TGATGAGCAAGTTgtcgtcatcaagctacgcctttgttttgaataggcctctagcgacctctagcagacagaaaatcttacatattgcacctttaaataagaaaagcatcaaatagacattataaaaagtagctttagaaataaatatttaatttgataaGACAGAATTTACTACACAAACTTTTAGGCTACAAtggccatgatttttttttcagaagctGCATCTGAATTGGTATTTAGATATATACAGaccaaaaaaattttttaattaaagggttagtccacccaaaaattacatttctgtcattaagtactcaccctcatgttgtctcatacccgtaagaccttcgctcatcttcggaacacaaattaagatatttttgattaaatccatgggtatctgatccacacataggcagcaatgacATTGCatcttttgaggtccagaaagttactaaagacattgttaaaaccgtAGACGTGATGagatgaagtgacaagaatactttttgtgtgcaaaaacagaacaaaaataactttatacaTCAAATTCATCTGTCCCGTCATACTGCTATGCTATTTTCACTGCAGAGCTTCAGTGTTAATGTCGGTACagtggctcagtattggccggctaTGGTCGCGTGAGCCTGCGTTCAgacataaacactgaagctctgcaacGAAAATAGTGCAGCACTATGACAGGGGACAGACtaatttttgtctttatttttgttttgtttttgcacacaaaaagtattcctgCTGCTTCATAagattaagattgaaccactgtagccaCGTTGGcagttttaacaatgtctttagtacctctctggacctcaaaatgtgcaatgtcattgctgcctatgtgtggctCAGATAcccatcaaaaatatcttaatttgtgttctgaagatgaacaaaggtcttacaggtttgggatgacatgagggtgagtaattaatgacaggaatttcatttttgggtaaactaaacctttaagtgattctctaaataagaaactaaaactgccagtaggtggcggcgtCTAAATGAGTAAGTCATTGAGTTATTCATTCATTCGATTCGTTTAAACtgttgattcattcagtaatgaaataaatggctctctttatgaatgagCCACTGAATAATTTTTCACCCGATTGATTCGCTCAAAACGTGGATTCATTGTGTTGCTCGGAGATGCACAACAGTTCTGCTTTGGCTTTAAAGGTAATATTATCGTTGGAAAAATTTAGCAAAAACAGTCAATGTTGTGTCTAAAATAGAACACAGtattaacttcttatttattaaacttatatAAAATCAATAGGCCTATCACATTTGCACTTGTGCTATTCAGGATAAAAACAGCACTCGTGTGATTATTGCTTAactatatcatatgatataaatatgagacaaaaactCATACAGGGGTGTTTTTGCCCTGATTCATGTCACCAGTCAACTGTGAAATGTAAGATGACCTAGGTAGGGCTGGGGTGAGAGGCAGGTGCATTGAttgcattaaataattttattcgcattatttttccataacaaATTAATTAACGGGTTAAATCAACAGCTCTAGTTTTAagctttaaagaaattaatacttttattctgcaaagACCCATTCAATTGattaaatgtgacagtaaagacatttttaatgttacaaaagatttctgtttcaaataaatgctgttattttgagctttctattcatcaaagaaacctggaaaaaaatgtacactatattgccaaaagtattgggacacccctccaaatcgttgaattcaggtgttccaaacACTTCCaaggccacaggtgtataaaatcaagcacctaggcatgcagactgcttctacaaacatttgtgaaagaatgggtcgctctcaggagctcagtgaattcaagcgtggtaacgtgataggttgccacctgtgcaacaaatccatttgtgaaatttcctcactactaaatattcctcggtcaactgttagtggcaTCATAACAAAGTGAAAGCAactgggaacaacagcaactcaacCACGAATTGGTAGGccatgtaaaatcacagagcggggtcagcttatgctgaggcacacagtgcACAGAATtcaccaactttctgcagagtcaatagccacagacctccaaacttcgtgtggccttcagattagctcaagaacagtgcgtagagagcttcatggaatgggtttccatggccgagcagctgcatccaagtcttacatcaccaagtgcaatgcaaagcgtcggatgcagtggtgtaaagcacgccgccactggactctagagcagtggagacgtgttctctggagtgacggaTCACGTGCCTGGCAATCCGATtgatgagtctgggtttggtggttgccaggagaatggtacttacctgactgcattgtgccaagtgtaagatttggtggaggggggattatggtgtggggttgtttttcaggggttgggcttggccccttaggtccagtgaaaggaactcttaacgccggcgcgttttgcaggttttttttcacattgcagcaaaacagacttaaaatactccgtcattttttgtcatagagacataagtaatatatcaattgaaactatagaatatcttcttttatttgtatacactcagagtaaaaacaaaatgttgtgctttttgtaaaataaagaaaactaacatgatgcgtgatttctcctctccctctgaacgaagtccaatctgatagttctcagaaaatgaactgcaacttagtgaatactaatcacagaaaaattacacttatgtctaaaaaaacgttaagatatCAGGTTTTAAATCAAGTAAGTCAactcgaaaacaaaccttctgtgtttatgtaatctgtatgaaaagagagccatgtcagaagtccgtgattcagctcattatctgctaatgcggccacgcccacggagccagcgctattcagacgcaaattcagaggcaatacatgcattcatcgtctcaatcgtgtatttattgtcttgaaaagtgtttatctggatgtaaaagtcatggttagcgagctctagaagacatgcagttagttcctgttttcttttcttctatagatgaattttagatgagtttttgtttctttagcgccctccggctgcagtatgaaaatgaaatgcctcattaatatgcaagtcatttcaactcattactatccaattcttttgtcttctcaggtgagaatggcccattattcagtggtgattcacgcctcctcgcatactgtgtttcttggcaaaaagtgtcttacaaaaactaaatcaatatattgttttatatgaaggaataggaagcataatgtttacataattttgaagcaaaaactctagtctacaacctccaatacccagaagtcttgaaaacacagatttactatactttttttggccttatttcagtgacttaagttttttgttttttcaacaaccacgcataaatgtttttccttcaaaaacacaaacatgtacatacatgttcctcacatattattgtagcctagtttgtgttgaatacagtgtaatgacacttttgtcattaatatgtttatgaacaactgaaaaaagcacaaatgtcagggcatgtcaaaacttctccaagccccaaatcagcctcagactccagagggttaatgcttcagcataccaagacattttggacaatttaatgctcccaactttgtgagaacagtttggggatggccccttcctgttccaacatgactgtgcaccagtgcacaaagcaaggtccataaagatacggatgagcgagtttggtgcggaggaacttgactgacctcaacccgatagaacacctttgggatgaattagagcggagacctcacaaatgcgcttcatgcactcctaaaccttgtggaaagcgttcccagaagagttgaagctgttatagctgcaaagggtgggccaactccatattaaaccctacagattaagaatgggatgtcattaaagttcatgtgcgcGTAAAGGGAGGCATCCCagaacttttggcaatatagtgtatcacaaaaatattaccCTAAACTAACATGTTTACTAACTTGCAGTTTGACACATACAAAGAGAAAACATCCAGCACATGTCTGTTTTTCAGTTGCTGTACAGTATATAGTTGTTCATAATGGATCTCAGCAGCAGTCTGCTCTGCACTATATTGTGATAAAGTACACTGATGTTAAGTTTGTTACAGGTGATTGCAGACACACGGCGGGTGGTGGAACAGGAGCAGCAGGGTGAGGTGGAGCGCTGGAGGAGACTCGCTCACAGCAGGGCTAAAGAGCTGGATGCCTTCAGACTGGAGCTGGACTCTATACTGGACGTGCTCCGAGAACTCCAGAGACAGGGTGTAGTCATCCCCCTCCCCGAACACACCACCTCCACCACCCACACATACCTGCCCCTCCAATCCTGAGCTGCCTTTGCAACACTTTTTTGTAAAGATTATTTATTGTCAAGGAACATGCTGGGTATGTAACATGTTAGTAATTGTAGCTTAAATCCAAATGTTTTTTGTATTAAAGTTAATTATTATGTGCACAAATATTTGTTCTGTTTTGCTGCTCTGTTGTTTTTACAACATCCAACATTGAGCAGAATCCAAAACCCCTGAACAAACAGCAGTTGTTGATACACCACCCACATAAGAGTTATAAAAATGCGCATCTCAAAAGCTTAACATAAAAGTACGTTTACACAACAAATATTGTAGGCGTCACGATTTATTACTCGCCTTAGAGCTGGCCTCAGAGGACACGGTCTGAATGCTAATGAACTACTAAAAGAACATAAATCACGTAAGTGGCTGGAGATGGAGCTGCTGCATTGTGTGATGATTATTAAGAGCTGATCAGTATGCAGAACTGTTTATAAACACCAAGGGTCCtgacaaaaatataatttaattggGCACATAGGATACATTTGTGGAGAGGCCATGGAgtataaagaaatttaaacgAGAAATAGATTTGCATAATCACAAAAAATAGACAGTTTAATAATGAGTCAAAATAAATGCAAGTACTAATAACCTAAGCTTCAGCTAGTGTCACTTTTGATCTTTGTTCAAAGCTCTCCTTAGCTGTCACCTGTCTGCAAGTTTGAATGTTTAATAATGTCACTCTGTAGATCTGGAGTCATTTCTATTAGAAGTTTTCCTCAGGCAAAGTTTTCATCAGTGCTCCTTTTTATATTTGCTAATGATAtactgtagtaataataataataataataatattatgggTTTTTAAAGGTTAAAACATTGTAAGTTATCCCATAATTCTACACCAAAAACTACAACAGTATTTTCAGCtaaattttacacttttcatCACATGAGTGTTCTCGGTAGTTGCCAGgacattgctatgtggttgctatggtttctgagtggttgctaggtagCAACTTTTTAACCCAAAtcaaaaaatgtcttcattCTCTATATATTATGCTTCAATGTATATATGGTCTATTTTCACCTGTTTTATCATCATCTGAAAACTGCCTGGTTAAAAAAGTAATAACACAAGCTGAATGATTCGTTCATGTTTAGTCTTAAGGTTAGGGATTTGTTTGCGTCAGTCAATATCACCACAGGAAACTTTGCTCTGAATTTTATTGGCATATAGGTGTTCAATAAAACAAGAGACAGAACTGAAGTATTGAATTGCTCCAGCAGCTCAGGCAGCTGTATTTCAGACAATTACAGAGAGTTAGTATGCAAGTATACTGCAGATATTCTGCAGAAAGCCAGTGATTCAGCTGACAGGTGCTGATAGCGAGCTATTTTCTACTCAGGCATTTGCTCACACAACAAACCCAGAGAACCAGGCAGTGCGATACCAAATTGCTGCAATTTTGTCATTAGGCTACACAAGTACAATGCTGCATCAACGTCTTCCTACTGCACAtaaagagatttttttaaataatgctgATAATAGGAATGAAGTATGAACCAATAAGGCATTGCAATCTGCTGGAATGTCTTCCTACAACCAGTTTTCTTTAAATATCACTTCATATCTAATCATAGGCTCCCCAACAGTCTTTGAACATGCTGTCGAGAGCACATTCGCAAAGTCCCATGCGTGCCATTCAATCTTTTTCATCTTTTAGGCTGATGTCGTGCCTCGCTATAGACCCCAGATGTCAGAAAATAGTGCAGCCTTAAATCTCACTCTTCAAAAGCTCTGCTTTTGAAGTGAAACCCATCACTCTCCACTTTTAGAGATAACAGACTGAGTTGAGGAGAGAGATGGAGCCATAATGAGTAACTAAAGGCATCTAACCATCTTCAAACTGGTGGTTTAGTCAATGATGTGATGGGTGCAGCGCGGACGGGCCTCCTCCATTATGATCGGTGGATCGCCCAATAGTAAATCTTCGTCTCCAAGTGCGGAGCTCAATTCTGAGTTCACAAAGTTGGGGATATTGAAATGCACCAGGAGCGCCGCCTCTCGTTCCTCCCTGGTCTCCATACCCATGCTTTGGACGACAAGGCCGACCGCTTCCACCTGTCCTCTTGAGTTGCCGCTGCCCGTACGTCCGTGGGCGGCACCGCCAGCGTTGCTCGTTACCCGGCCTCCATCTCGCTCTTCTTCATTAATATAACAGTGAAAAAGAGACCGGGACTCCTCCAGCAATGGGCGGGAGAGACCCGTTCGGGTGTCCGCCTCACGTTGGCGCCCCAGACCCTCGGCGCAGCTGGTGAGACGCATCCGTTTCTCGTAAGGCTCTGCGGCCCTGTGGGATTGAGAGGAATATTGAACTCAAAGCTTCATCAGCAAAGTTTAAAGAGCTTTATTTCCCTTTTCTAATATAGAGGTGGAATGAGCAACGGTGCTTCTAGAGTGTGGGAGTACCCTGGTCTTATATTCAAtaatccctgtgtgtgtgtgcattttactCTTTTCAATGATCTGGAGTGTAAGAGGTTTCTGCTGGGCTGTGTTAATGGATGACTCACATCTATAGagcattttaattaaaagaGGTCTAAACAGGCTCTCAGTCCGACCCCTGAGCTTCCTCGCTGCTCCATTAGACCAGAGGATGGGGACTAATAGTGCTTTACTATTATAATCAAGTGTAATTATATGcaataaacaataaatgccTGCAAAAGTATTTGTCCAATATATTTGAGTGTAAAAAGAGGGCATTATTGGACATTAATTTGCTTTTAAATGAATTCTGGTTATCTACCAGAACACAGACAGAGATAATTGTTGTTTATGTATGTGCATGCATATGGGTGCATTTGTGCACATTAATAAACATGAGCATGCACCGATGGAAGAATAGATTGGATTAAAATGGCATGAAAGAAAATGGCTGTATGTTTGAGTCTATCGAGGATAAAGTTGCCAGACTTCATGCTAATTGGGCCAAGGTTGCAGATCGTTGTTGGTTTAATCAAAGTTTTCTGAAAAGATTCTTTGTTGGTCTAAAGGAGTGCAACATCGGAGACACTGACCAAGCAGAGAGCTAATGAGAGTGAGGGAGgccgcaaacacacacacgcgcggCTCTCTGAAGCAAAGGATAATGAGGCAGCTAGGTGGCCAAAGCCCAGGCAGCGGGAAACAGAAAAAGCATGCTGAAATGCTGACTCGCTCTAGTACGTCGTGCTTGTGGTGCAGATGTGAGAGAGATGATTCCACTGGGAAATTGTACTGCCTTGACATTTGTTCGTTCTGTTCTGTCCTTGCCACAGCTGATTCACAAAGCTTGTATTTCACAGTTTAGTGTTTAAAAATACTTACTCTGGGTGTGGGGCTCCTGTTTTGGTCAGAAGAGTcagaacaaaaaacataaatatgacaaaaactgcaAGACCCACCCAGAAGCCAATCACAATGGAATCTGCAGGAGGAAACAAAGCTGAGTGATGTAAAGATGCAAAGGAAATGCTAAAATTTGTCATTAATacaaataacaatataataataaataaaattgtatgtatatatatatatataaaatataatatattttatatatatatatatatatatatatatatatatatatatatatatatatatatatatatatatatatacagctatggaaaaaattaagagaccacttcaagttcagaaatcaatgttaagtggtctcttaattttttccatagctgtatatatatatatatatatatatatatatatatatatatatatatatatatatatatatatattatatatatatatatatatatatatatatattatatatatatatatatattatatatatatatatatatattatatataaacattacattattttatgtcTGTCACTGTATACTGGAAAAACTTTTGTTATTCATTATTTGCAATGTTTGTTTTCAAGCATAACCTTTATCTTATCCTTGTGTCATGGTTAAAAAACAGGATAAAACACATCAAGCTATAATGGACTTAGAGAAACAGACTTACATCGATGTGCTTTGAGTCCTTCAAACGACACGGGCTCTTCGTCGTCGTAGTATTCGTAGCTCcattcataattatgatttgGCATACTAGTAGTGTTCAAAAACTGGAACCTCGGCATCCTAAATCACAGGTCAGAACTGATAATAACAGCTCTTCGGGAAAGAAGCATTACAGTTCCTCACAGCAGTCAGTGTGCGGTCCACGCGAGCGCAGCAATTATCTATTGCATCCAGAGCTGAGAACAAAACCAGCTTTTTTAACACCGATACTGACAATGAGTTCATCCTTATACTGCGAATCTCTCGCGTCTCTGTGCTCCAAGACGAAAATGAGGTATAGGTGGGCGTTCTGTTAGTATCACCCCTATTCGTGAGGTCTACTGTGGTCTCGAGAGAATCTACTGAATATATGATGAGATCACGCATTTCTCTCATCCATGAGCTCACGTGTGAGATTTCACGCGCCTCGGGGGGCATCCGAGAgcgtttctttctttctttctttctttctttctttctttctttctttctttctttctttctttctttctttctttctttctttctttctttctttctttctttctttctttctttctttctttctttctttctttctttctttctttctttctttctttctttctttctttctttctttctttctttctttctttctttctttctttctttctttctttctttctttctttctttctttctttctttctttctttctttctttctttctttctttctttctttctttctttctttctttctttctttctttctttctttgtagTCATGTACCAGtctttttaacaataaaaatataaaaattacttACATTTCCACCATTGTTGTCTTTTTTGAGTGCTTCGGCAACGACGCTCAGGGCAGTTGACGGAACTGTCACTTGCCGATCGGGCCATTGCTGTTGGGTGTGCGTTATATATCGTCTATGATATCTTTaaagaaatacaaaacaaatcatgcaacaagaaaaagaaaaggctACTATAAATATCAAATCAGTGTTTTGGGCAACATAAACTACAGATTAATTCATAAATTACAGGGCTCGACAGtaaggactgcccgatggcccggggccagtgtgaacgacGCTCAGGGCAGTTGACGGAACTGTCACTTGCCGATCGGGCCATTGCTGTTGGGTGTGCGTTATATATCGTCTATGATATCGTAATTCTTGATATTACACGAAGAGCGCAATTTTTATCCAAATATAAGCATGATtaaaaatgtgatattgattttatacagtgTAGGCTACAGTTTATTAAACAAGTAGTTTATATTAAATGACTCACATTTTAGAAACCAAATCGCTTGTTTCGCTCTATTTCgccaacgaaaatagttccaaacaaagtgCACAGCATCGTTTTGCGTCTCTGCACAGTAAAatcagagttaaatcaactctgctcagagtacatttggtccctctctaaatagtgttaaagtaacactgaaacagagttaaagttaatgagataattaagcaattaataaggctgttcttgtgtttctcttttctttagtgattttgcttgttaacagcaggcgttcatcactaatgcacaatcatcacttaattaattgcttaattatctcattaactttaactctgcttcagtgttattttaacactatttatagagggaccatatgtactctgagcagagttgatttaactctggagattttgctgtgtgagcaacacttcctgaatgaatcagccgtttgaatgaatcggttgaatctcaatgactcgctcattaacagtgattggctgggtttaatttcacatttaaagtatcttttcattttataaataatttcaaataacagtatttaaacgttttatattttcaacctttcaaaacattatttatgcttctgtaactgctcttgactgataaactttaataaagtttaatctaTAGTTATAgagttttacattatattacattttctgtacctgaaaatctcaTGTTTAATCCTACATAACCTGAAAAGCACAGTTTACTTCATTTATGTttattctgttgtatttatttgtactattatttgtaatttgattatttgttcctATTTTATCAattactgtttacttgtctaacaatatttaaaatttaattgagTTATTCAGTAcattttggtgtcataaccttaTTTATTAAGGTTACATGtatcaaaaacaacaactaggcttattttataggcccattttcttttcttttactttatttttttattttttattctgttttatttgtGGGGCCGGTGAAATTTTTTGAAATTTTTGAGATTTTGGCAGggcaagtaaaaatttgaaccactggccCAAACGggcataaaacatttaaaaaataaaggttccaaaaaagAGTTTTCACTATGATGCCATAGTAGAACCAtatttggttccccaaagaacctttcattGGACAGTTGCAAAAAGAaccatattt
The Chanodichthys erythropterus isolate Z2021 chromosome 2, ASM2448905v1, whole genome shotgun sequence DNA segment above includes these coding regions:
- the mrap2a gene encoding melanocortin-2 receptor accessory protein 2A, which encodes MPRFQFLNTTSMPNHNYEWSYEYYDDEEPVSFEGLKAHRYSIVIGFWVGLAVFVIFMFFVLTLLTKTGAPHPEAAEPYEKRMRLTSCAEGLGRQREADTRTGLSRPLLEESRSLFHCYINEEERDGGRVTSNAGGAAHGRTGSGNSRGQVEAVGLVVQSMGMETREEREAALLVHFNIPNFVNSELSSALGDEDLLLGDPPIIMEEARPRCTHHIID